One stretch of Amycolatopsis sp. NBC_00345 DNA includes these proteins:
- a CDS encoding SRPBCC family protein, protein MSRWVASVERRIAAPAEQLYALVSDPVRHKDFDGSGSVVGVTETSAPHDSLGVGDQFGMDMDLRGKYVMTSTVIEAEPGRRFAWQSRPHRDSARWRMIFGGRIWRYEFEPDGETTLVRESWDLSEEPLRAIVFGARGATRKVMDKSLERIAAICEPH, encoded by the coding sequence ATGAGCCGCTGGGTCGCGTCCGTGGAGCGCCGTATCGCCGCTCCCGCGGAGCAGCTGTACGCGTTGGTGTCCGATCCCGTGCGGCACAAGGACTTCGACGGTTCGGGGTCGGTCGTCGGGGTGACGGAGACCAGCGCGCCGCACGATTCGCTCGGCGTCGGCGACCAGTTCGGCATGGACATGGACCTGCGGGGCAAGTACGTCATGACCAGCACCGTCATCGAGGCGGAGCCCGGACGGCGTTTCGCCTGGCAGAGCCGCCCGCACCGGGACTCGGCCCGCTGGCGGATGATCTTCGGCGGCCGGATCTGGCGTTACGAATTCGAGCCGGACGGCGAGACCACCCTCGTCCGGGAGAGCTGGGACCTGAGCGAGGAGCCGCTGCGCGCGATCGTATTCGGGGCCCGAGGCGCGACGCGCAAGGTCATGGACAAGTCCCTGGAGCGGATCGCGGCGATCTGCGAGCCGCACTAG
- a CDS encoding (2Fe-2S)-binding protein yields the protein MTSASLLADASWVRARVDGAAKLYGRAPADVLGTIWWYSLSSVLVAPTLESLAAGGVVLDPSLDAVELDLATDSRFLGARSLRPLSGPLGDAFAGSLGTAIATIASVTSANPRALGAIATDSIANRLLWASAPERAEEVVASIGLGMPRPRYVTVGRTPAVKRVSCCLIYEVGNAKCVSCPRQKPEEREARLRAALG from the coding sequence GTGACCTCCGCTTCGCTGCTGGCTGACGCTTCGTGGGTGCGCGCCCGCGTCGACGGCGCGGCGAAGCTGTACGGCCGCGCGCCGGCCGACGTGCTCGGCACGATCTGGTGGTACTCGCTGTCGTCGGTGCTGGTGGCGCCGACATTGGAGTCCCTTGCTGCTGGAGGGGTGGTATTGGACCCGTCGCTGGACGCCGTGGAACTGGACCTGGCGACGGACAGCCGGTTCCTCGGGGCCCGCTCGCTACGACCGTTGTCGGGTCCGCTGGGCGACGCCTTCGCGGGTTCCCTGGGCACAGCCATCGCGACAATCGCTTCGGTCACCTCCGCCAACCCGCGCGCGCTGGGCGCCATCGCCACGGACTCGATCGCCAACCGGCTGCTGTGGGCGTCGGCGCCGGAACGCGCGGAGGAGGTTGTGGCGTCCATCGGGCTGGGCATGCCGCGCCCCCGCTACGTGACTGTCGGACGGACGCCCGCCGTGAAGCGCGTGTCGTGCTGCCTGATCTACGAAGTGGGCAACGCGAAGTGCGTCAGCTGTCCGCGTCAGAAGCCTGAAGAGCGCGAAGCCCGCCTTCGCGCGGCGCTCGGGTAG
- a CDS encoding putative RNA methyltransferase, translating to MTATRPGNDPLPPRVVRALRCSVCGRPVGLTDRTLRCESGHSFDLARQGYVNLLHARIPAGTADTAPMVEARASFLSSGAYAPLEDELRRVVSGTTGLVVDAGAGPGHYLSRVLDAAPEAAGLALDVSAIALRRAARAHPRLGAAVWNLWEPWPVGDGVASVVLDVFSPRNAAEFHRVLEPGGLLVVAAPLPGHLAELGDLVLSVDERKEERLETALGDHFSRVSRVDVVHTAPFTARQVHDVVAMGPAGFHLDRDDRRSRLLAAWGRDVTLAVGVSVWRRKDT from the coding sequence ATGACCGCGACCCGGCCCGGAAATGACCCACTGCCACCCCGGGTCGTGCGCGCACTGCGGTGTTCGGTGTGCGGCCGCCCGGTCGGGCTAACGGACCGCACGCTGCGTTGCGAATCCGGCCACTCTTTTGATCTAGCCAGACAGGGTTACGTGAACCTGCTGCACGCGCGCATTCCGGCCGGCACGGCCGACACGGCGCCGATGGTCGAGGCGCGCGCCTCGTTCCTTTCTTCCGGCGCCTACGCACCGCTGGAGGACGAGCTTCGCCGGGTGGTTTCGGGGACCACCGGACTCGTCGTCGACGCCGGCGCCGGACCCGGTCATTACCTCTCGCGGGTGCTCGACGCGGCGCCCGAAGCGGCCGGGCTCGCGCTGGACGTCTCGGCCATCGCCCTGCGCCGGGCCGCGCGGGCGCACCCGCGGCTCGGCGCGGCGGTGTGGAACCTGTGGGAGCCGTGGCCGGTGGGCGACGGCGTCGCGTCGGTGGTCCTCGACGTCTTCTCCCCGCGCAACGCCGCCGAGTTCCACCGCGTGCTCGAACCCGGCGGGCTGCTCGTGGTGGCCGCGCCGCTGCCCGGGCACCTGGCCGAGCTGGGCGACCTGGTGCTGTCGGTGGACGAGCGGAAGGAAGAGCGCCTGGAAACGGCGCTCGGGGACCACTTCTCGCGCGTCAGCCGGGTCGACGTGGTGCACACGGCGCCGTTCACGGCCCGGCAGGTGCACGACGTCGTCGCCATGGGCCCGGCCGGCTTCCACCTCGACCGCGACGACCGCCGTTCCCGCCTGCTCGCCGCCTGGGGCCGCGACGTGACGCTCGCCGTCGGGGTCAGCGTGTGGCGTAGGAAGGACACGTGA
- a CDS encoding ammonium transporter, translated as MLNAGDTAWVLAGAALVMLMTPGLAFFYGGMVRAKSVLNMLMMNFIALAVVGVLWVLFGFSLSFGNDAFGGLVGNFDFAGLTDAVGKLAGLASSGPPEVPWPGPDALPVLAFAMFQLMFAIITPALISGAIADRAKFWGWTLFVVIWVVVVYFPVAHWVFSFDGFMGPNAAGGWIANKLKALDFAGGTAVHINAGAAGLALAIVLGKRKGWPKDTGRPHNVPFVLLGASLLWFGWYGFNAGSALAANDLAAVAFTNTTVATAAAVLGWLVVEQLKFGKPTTLGAASGAVAGLVAVTPACGFVSPLGAIAIGLIAGVLCALAVSLKYRFGFDDSLDVVGVHLVGGLVGTILIGFFATTSVNSAGADGLFYGGGFTQLGRQAIAALAVLAYSFILTLIIGFIIKKAGGFRVSTEDEVSGIDEAQHAESAYDFSGMGGGFGAGSGIPTKTATGNAATKLEETKA; from the coding sequence GTGCTGAACGCAGGAGACACCGCGTGGGTATTGGCCGGCGCCGCGCTGGTCATGCTCATGACACCGGGATTGGCGTTCTTCTACGGCGGGATGGTCCGCGCGAAGAGCGTCTTGAACATGCTGATGATGAACTTCATCGCGCTGGCCGTCGTGGGGGTGTTGTGGGTCCTCTTCGGCTTCTCCCTGTCGTTCGGCAACGACGCTTTCGGCGGCCTGGTCGGCAACTTCGACTTCGCGGGCCTGACCGACGCCGTCGGCAAGCTGGCGGGGCTGGCCAGTAGCGGCCCGCCCGAGGTCCCATGGCCGGGCCCGGACGCGCTGCCGGTGCTGGCGTTCGCCATGTTCCAATTGATGTTCGCGATCATCACGCCCGCGCTGATCTCCGGCGCGATCGCCGACCGCGCGAAGTTCTGGGGCTGGACCCTGTTCGTGGTGATCTGGGTCGTCGTCGTGTACTTCCCGGTGGCGCACTGGGTGTTCTCGTTCGACGGCTTCATGGGCCCGAACGCGGCCGGCGGCTGGATCGCCAACAAGCTCAAGGCCCTCGACTTCGCCGGTGGCACCGCGGTCCACATCAACGCCGGCGCGGCGGGACTGGCGCTGGCGATCGTGCTCGGCAAGCGCAAGGGCTGGCCGAAGGACACCGGGCGCCCGCACAACGTGCCGTTCGTGCTGCTCGGCGCCAGCCTGCTGTGGTTCGGCTGGTACGGCTTCAACGCCGGCTCCGCGCTGGCCGCGAACGACCTCGCCGCGGTCGCGTTCACCAACACCACCGTCGCCACCGCCGCCGCCGTGCTCGGCTGGCTCGTGGTGGAGCAGCTCAAGTTCGGCAAGCCGACCACGCTCGGCGCCGCCTCGGGCGCCGTCGCGGGCCTGGTGGCCGTCACCCCGGCGTGTGGTTTCGTGAGCCCGCTCGGGGCCATCGCGATCGGCCTGATCGCCGGTGTGCTGTGCGCGCTGGCCGTCTCGCTCAAGTACCGCTTCGGCTTCGACGACTCGCTGGACGTGGTGGGCGTTCACCTGGTCGGCGGCCTGGTCGGCACGATCCTGATCGGCTTCTTCGCGACCACCAGCGTCAACTCCGCCGGGGCCGACGGCTTGTTCTACGGAGGCGGTTTCACTCAGCTGGGCCGCCAGGCCATCGCCGCGCTGGCGGTGCTCGCGTACTCGTTCATCCTTACCCTGATCATCGGCTTCATCATCAAGAAGGCCGGCGGCTTCCGGGTCAGCACGGAGGACGAGGTCAGTGGCATCGACGAGGCGCAGCACGCGGAAAGCGCCTACGACTTCAGCGGGATGGGCGGCGGCTTCGGCGCCGGATCGGGCATCCCGACGAAGACCGCCACGGGTAACGCGGCCACGAAACTCGAGGAGACGAAGGCATGA
- a CDS encoding P-II family nitrogen regulator, with translation MKLITAIVKPFTLDDVRASLEQLGVLGMTVTEVQGFGRQKGHTEVYRGAEYSVDFVAKIKIEVVTDDGGVEKVLDAITTAAHTGKIGDGKVWVTPVETVIRVRTGERGTDAL, from the coding sequence ATGAAGCTGATCACCGCGATCGTCAAGCCGTTCACGCTCGACGACGTTCGCGCTTCGCTGGAGCAGCTGGGTGTGCTCGGCATGACCGTCACCGAGGTCCAGGGCTTCGGCCGGCAGAAGGGCCACACCGAGGTCTACCGCGGCGCGGAGTACTCGGTGGACTTCGTGGCCAAGATCAAGATCGAGGTCGTCACCGACGACGGGGGTGTGGAGAAGGTCCTCGACGCGATCACCACCGCCGCGCACACCGGCAAGATCGGTGACGGCAAGGTGTGGGTGACGCCGGTCGAGACCGTGATCCGGGTACGGACCGGCGAGCGCGGCACGGACGCGCTATAG
- a CDS encoding [protein-PII] uridylyltransferase, whose protein sequence is MSHGGELAQATERLLEGRHGRLGASALRAALVDLYEFWLGKGASAAGVDTAQPGVALVAVGGLGRRELVPFSDLDLVLVHNGNSRVGEIADALWYPLWDARVGLDHSVRTPGEALKVASEDLRTALGLLDARYLAGDAELAERLASAARDQWRRTARKRLDELSESVRGRWRRSGEIAQSAEPDLKHGRGGLRDFAVLEALAAAQLTARPGEELLEAKELLLDVRTELRRELRRERDILSAPEAQLVASELGFGDRFLLARKLSGAGRTIAYAVDVALRSTVEPPKARFGRRPSRTPLAEGVVLHGAEVSLARDAVPAKDPALLLRVAAASARTRNPIAHGTLRALAESAPELRAPWPPDALNALVELLGAGEGLVDAVEALDRTGLWARLFPEWGSVRDLPPRSPVHQWTVDRHLVQACVEASKLTTTVARPDLLLIGALLHDIGKGRDADHSELGAKISAQVTKRLGLPEADVATVSAMVRHHLLLPHTATRRDIGDPATVSRVVKTLDNDVVLLDLLHALTQADSLATGPGVWTDWKARLLAELVSGCEEVLRGKGFSAPEPMDTEQRELVAAAVRSGTGEVRITAHGKVVTVVLAVPSRAELLAPAAGVLALNSLEVHAAILRGHDGGRAGVFTASPKFGSLPDPALLREQFARAVAGTLPLTQRLAAKERDYSTPSAPMVAPKVLWFDDETSGSDTVVLELRAADRIGLLFRVAGALRRCEAEVRWAKVATLGGAVVDSFAVTPRTGRIDAAWRAKVEEAVLGASS, encoded by the coding sequence ATGTCGCACGGGGGTGAGCTGGCCCAGGCCACCGAGCGGTTGCTCGAGGGCAGGCACGGCCGGCTGGGGGCGTCCGCACTGCGGGCGGCCCTGGTCGACCTTTACGAATTCTGGCTCGGGAAGGGGGCCTCGGCGGCCGGCGTCGACACCGCACAACCTGGTGTCGCGCTGGTCGCCGTAGGCGGTCTCGGGCGCCGGGAACTGGTGCCGTTCTCCGATCTCGACCTTGTGCTCGTGCACAACGGGAACTCGCGCGTCGGTGAGATAGCCGACGCGCTGTGGTACCCGCTGTGGGACGCGAGGGTCGGGTTGGACCATTCGGTGCGGACTCCCGGAGAAGCGCTGAAAGTGGCTTCGGAGGATCTGCGCACGGCGCTCGGCCTGCTCGACGCCCGGTACCTCGCCGGTGACGCCGAGCTGGCCGAGCGGCTGGCGTCCGCGGCGCGCGACCAGTGGCGGCGGACGGCCCGCAAGCGGCTCGACGAGCTGTCCGAGTCCGTCCGCGGGCGGTGGCGGCGCAGCGGCGAGATCGCGCAGTCGGCGGAGCCCGACCTGAAACACGGGCGGGGCGGACTGCGGGACTTCGCCGTGCTGGAGGCCCTCGCGGCCGCGCAGCTGACGGCCCGTCCGGGCGAAGAGCTGCTGGAGGCCAAGGAACTGCTGCTCGACGTCCGCACCGAGCTGCGGCGGGAACTGCGGCGGGAGCGGGACATCCTCAGTGCTCCGGAGGCCCAGCTGGTCGCGTCCGAGCTCGGGTTCGGCGACCGTTTCCTGTTGGCGCGCAAGCTCTCCGGGGCCGGGCGGACGATCGCGTACGCGGTCGACGTCGCCCTCCGGTCCACTGTGGAGCCGCCGAAGGCCCGGTTCGGCCGGCGTCCCTCGCGGACGCCGCTGGCCGAGGGTGTGGTGCTGCACGGCGCGGAGGTCTCGCTCGCGCGGGACGCCGTGCCGGCCAAGGACCCGGCGCTGCTGCTGCGGGTCGCGGCCGCCTCGGCGCGGACCAGGAACCCGATCGCGCACGGCACCTTGCGCGCGCTGGCGGAATCGGCGCCCGAGCTGCGGGCGCCGTGGCCGCCGGACGCGCTGAACGCGCTGGTGGAGCTGCTGGGCGCGGGGGAGGGACTGGTCGACGCCGTCGAGGCGCTGGACCGGACCGGCCTGTGGGCGCGGCTGTTCCCGGAGTGGGGCTCGGTGCGCGACCTGCCGCCGCGCTCGCCGGTGCACCAGTGGACGGTGGACCGGCACCTGGTGCAGGCGTGCGTCGAAGCGTCGAAGCTGACCACCACGGTGGCACGGCCGGACCTGCTGCTGATCGGCGCGCTGCTGCACGACATCGGCAAGGGCCGCGACGCCGACCACTCCGAGCTGGGCGCCAAGATCTCCGCCCAGGTCACGAAGCGGCTCGGCTTGCCGGAGGCCGACGTCGCGACGGTCTCGGCCATGGTGCGTCACCACCTGCTGCTGCCACACACCGCGACGCGGCGCGACATCGGCGACCCGGCGACGGTGTCGCGCGTGGTGAAGACGCTGGACAACGACGTCGTGCTGCTGGACCTGCTGCACGCGCTGACGCAGGCGGACTCACTCGCCACCGGCCCCGGCGTGTGGACGGACTGGAAGGCCCGGCTGCTCGCCGAGCTGGTGTCCGGCTGCGAGGAAGTCTTGCGCGGCAAGGGTTTCTCGGCTCCCGAGCCGATGGACACCGAACAGCGCGAGCTGGTGGCCGCGGCCGTCCGCTCGGGCACGGGCGAGGTCCGGATCACGGCGCACGGCAAGGTCGTCACGGTGGTGCTGGCCGTGCCGTCACGGGCGGAGCTGCTGGCCCCCGCTGCGGGAGTGCTGGCGCTGAACTCGCTCGAGGTGCACGCGGCGATCCTGCGCGGGCACGACGGTGGCCGCGCGGGTGTCTTCACGGCGTCGCCGAAGTTCGGCTCGCTGCCGGACCCGGCGCTGTTGCGCGAGCAGTTCGCCCGCGCGGTGGCGGGCACACTGCCGTTGACGCAACGCCTGGCGGCGAAGGAACGCGACTACTCGACGCCGTCGGCCCCGATGGTGGCGCCGAAGGTGCTGTGGTTCGACGACGAGACGAGCGGCTCGGACACCGTGGTGCTCGAACTGCGCGCGGCGGACCGCATCGGCCTGCTTTTCCGCGTGGCGGGCGCCCTCCGCCGCTGCGAGGCCGAAGTCCGCTGGGCGAAGGTCGCCACCCTCGGCGGCGCCGTGGTGGACTCCTTCGCCGTGACCCCGCGCACGGGCCGCATCGACGCCGCCTGGCGGGCCAAGGTGGAGGAAGCGGTGCTCGGCGCTTCCTCCTGA
- a CDS encoding WXG100 family type VII secretion target: protein MSDNKLVDDGAHFHASDYAPVSADPNASGVDVAGYKVNPFMPGPGATEDNQHWLSGIPVLGNGENFLADIKGNDSFSAVFDGAAAALDGFSVGFQAGTDIATGNIGGLVGNLIAAPLTAWILDHVKPLRLVMDELLGNPGTVAAVGTTWSNMSKELAGVSKDLQQQSGATAKFWTGPAADAYRTDRAGKLAGALGTTAVLCEAWGMLLGVVSDCVQVVHDTVRDLISALVALLVEIAVNCLAEGPEAALVELGIEGPSDVIRVSTIIMKLLTKVLEGLKEATSIAADILTAVTELAKVGKDLWDLGTQDGAPAT from the coding sequence ATGAGCGACAACAAGCTGGTCGACGACGGCGCCCACTTCCACGCGTCCGACTACGCGCCGGTGAGCGCCGACCCGAACGCGAGCGGCGTGGACGTCGCCGGGTACAAGGTGAACCCGTTCATGCCGGGACCCGGCGCCACCGAAGACAACCAGCACTGGCTGTCCGGCATCCCGGTGCTCGGCAACGGGGAGAACTTCCTCGCCGACATCAAGGGCAACGATTCGTTCAGCGCCGTGTTCGACGGCGCGGCGGCGGCGCTGGACGGGTTCAGCGTCGGCTTCCAGGCCGGCACCGACATCGCGACCGGGAACATCGGCGGCCTGGTCGGCAACCTGATCGCCGCGCCGCTCACGGCCTGGATCCTCGACCACGTCAAGCCGCTGCGCCTGGTCATGGACGAGCTGCTCGGGAATCCGGGGACGGTGGCCGCCGTCGGCACCACCTGGTCGAACATGAGCAAAGAGCTGGCGGGCGTGAGCAAGGACCTGCAGCAGCAGTCGGGCGCGACGGCCAAGTTCTGGACCGGGCCCGCCGCCGACGCCTACCGCACAGACCGGGCGGGCAAGCTCGCCGGCGCGCTCGGGACCACGGCCGTGCTCTGCGAAGCGTGGGGCATGCTCCTCGGCGTCGTCAGCGACTGCGTGCAGGTCGTGCACGACACCGTCCGGGACCTCATCTCGGCGCTCGTCGCGCTGCTGGTGGAGATCGCGGTGAACTGCCTGGCGGAAGGCCCGGAGGCGGCGCTGGTGGAGCTGGGCATCGAGGGTCCCTCCGACGTCATCCGCGTCTCGACGATCATCATGAAACTGCTGACCAAGGTGCTGGAGGGGCTCAAGGAGGCCACCTCCATCGCCGCGGACATCCTCACCGCCGTCACCGAGCTGGCCAAGGTGGGCAAGGACCTCTGGGACCTCGGCACCCAGGACGGCGCGCCGGCCACGTGA
- a CDS encoding type VII secretion target — MADGFTVDPGQVAQHGQQVDALAARCDQVVAAGHEVTPGGWDNAYGVVCQPFPIAVRPLVENFLGQLGQITGGVRHTASALGTAADQYRQGDEENRKRVADLGTLLEQAVPQPTGPGGPQGAP; from the coding sequence GTGGCTGACGGTTTCACGGTCGACCCCGGCCAGGTGGCCCAGCACGGCCAGCAGGTGGACGCCCTCGCCGCACGCTGCGACCAGGTGGTCGCCGCCGGGCACGAGGTGACCCCCGGCGGCTGGGACAACGCGTACGGGGTGGTGTGCCAGCCGTTCCCCATCGCCGTCCGGCCGCTGGTGGAGAACTTCCTCGGCCAGCTGGGCCAGATCACCGGCGGCGTCCGGCACACCGCAAGCGCCTTGGGCACGGCGGCGGACCAGTACCGCCAGGGCGACGAGGAGAACCGGAAACGGGTGGCGGACCTCGGCACCCTCCTCGAACAGGCCGTGCCCCAGCCGACCGGGCCCGGCGGCCCGCAAGGAGCGCCGTGA
- a CDS encoding YbaB/EbfC family nucleoid-associated protein: MDQIDDLTRLITGAQDGLRTLIERSKQEGQQAGEVKSALTGLTGRAVSKDGGITVTVDSSGVPTALELSPAVGRLGPHQLAGEIMTCLRHAQAALAKTAEEQFRGNPLGERFAHGLAGRFPPPAAEPVTGPQEVPIGQLHAEAAAPIHTKAAAPIHTKATAPVQAAATAPPPAPVRTPRPVRAPEPEEPDDDFADRGVFQNPDRREHRRG; this comes from the coding sequence ATGGACCAAATAGACGATCTGACTCGGCTGATCACCGGCGCGCAGGATGGGCTGCGCACGCTGATCGAGCGTTCGAAGCAGGAAGGGCAGCAGGCCGGCGAGGTGAAGTCGGCGCTGACCGGGCTCACCGGGCGGGCGGTGAGCAAGGACGGCGGCATCACCGTGACCGTCGACTCGAGCGGGGTGCCCACCGCGCTCGAGCTGTCCCCGGCGGTCGGGCGGCTCGGTCCGCACCAGCTGGCCGGCGAGATCATGACCTGCCTGCGGCACGCGCAAGCCGCCCTCGCGAAGACGGCCGAAGAGCAGTTCCGGGGTAATCCGCTGGGCGAACGCTTCGCGCACGGGCTCGCCGGGCGCTTCCCGCCGCCCGCGGCCGAGCCCGTCACCGGCCCGCAGGAGGTGCCGATCGGGCAGCTCCACGCCGAGGCGGCGGCACCGATCCACACGAAGGCGGCGGCACCGATCCACACGAAGGCGACGGCGCCGGTCCAGGCAGCTGCGACCGCACCACCGCCGGCCCCGGTGCGCACGCCCCGGCCCGTGCGGGCCCCCGAACCGGAGGAGCCCGACGACGACTTCGCCGACCGCGGCGTCTTCCAGAACCCGGACCGACGGGAGCACCGCCGTGGCTGA
- a CDS encoding ArsR/SmtB family transcription factor, whose protein sequence is MKRTGGVLRIHFTAADLLATRIRAEPDPMWESVLSACRPGLARGGLLGDLIPLRGNFPDFLTPATSSGEMAEGLETIRALPRRSLSHDLDPRRLRRPATAYTRALASGDRTAMELLTAALVRQFRVAVEPVLPVIRQSLAADQQTRLRRFASGGLGGLLEGLAPVLRWRAPYLEADYPVCHEIDLDGRGLELIPSYFCDRTPVTFIDPGLPPVLVFPVRPARGSPPAAEAEVRRLAPVFGRTRALILVTLRLPHSTTELAEAMGMSAATASQQATVLREAGFVVSRRTGQSMVHLLSPLGRVVVDGS, encoded by the coding sequence ATGAAACGGACTGGCGGCGTGTTGCGTATCCACTTCACCGCCGCCGACCTGCTCGCCACCCGGATCCGGGCCGAGCCGGACCCGATGTGGGAATCGGTGCTCAGCGCCTGCCGTCCGGGCCTGGCCAGGGGCGGGCTGCTCGGCGACCTGATTCCGCTGCGGGGGAATTTTCCCGATTTCCTCACCCCGGCGACTTCGTCGGGGGAAATGGCGGAGGGACTGGAAACGATTCGTGCGCTCCCGCGCCGGAGCCTTTCCCATGATCTCGACCCACGGCGGCTTCGGCGTCCGGCCACGGCCTACACCCGGGCGCTGGCGAGCGGCGACCGGACGGCGATGGAACTGCTGACCGCCGCGCTGGTCCGGCAGTTCCGGGTGGCGGTGGAGCCGGTCCTGCCGGTGATCCGCCAGTCGCTGGCCGCCGACCAGCAGACGCGCCTGCGCCGGTTCGCGAGTGGCGGACTGGGCGGCCTGCTGGAAGGCCTGGCCCCGGTGCTGCGGTGGCGGGCGCCGTACCTCGAGGCCGACTACCCGGTGTGCCACGAGATCGACCTGGACGGGCGGGGACTCGAGCTGATCCCGTCCTACTTCTGCGACCGCACGCCGGTGACCTTCATCGATCCCGGGCTGCCGCCGGTGCTGGTGTTCCCGGTGCGGCCGGCGCGCGGGTCCCCGCCGGCGGCCGAGGCCGAGGTGCGGCGCCTGGCCCCGGTGTTCGGCCGGACCCGGGCGCTGATCCTGGTGACGCTGCGGCTGCCGCATTCGACGACGGAGCTGGCCGAGGCGATGGGGATGTCGGCCGCCACCGCCAGCCAGCAGGCGACGGTGCTGCGTGAGGCCGGGTTCGTGGTCAGCCGGCGCACCGGCCAGTCGATGGTCCACCTGCTCTCGCCGCTGGGCCGGGTGGTCGTCGACGGCAGCTGA